In Aureibaculum algae, the following are encoded in one genomic region:
- the rsmI gene encoding 16S rRNA (cytidine(1402)-2'-O)-methyltransferase produces MSKLYIVPTPIGNLEDMTFRAVRVLKEVDTILAEDTRTSGKLLKHFEIGTQMQSHHMHNEHKMVTRLVERLKSGESIALISDAGTPAISDPGFLLTRACIENDIEVECLPGATAFVPALVNSGLPNDKFVFEGFLPIKKGRQTRMGLLAEEPRTIIFYESPHKLLKTLTQFAEHFGADRKISVSRELTKLYEETVRGTVKEVLAHFENKPPKGEFVVVVEGKK; encoded by the coding sequence ATTTCAAAACTATATATTGTTCCTACTCCAATAGGAAACTTAGAAGATATGACTTTCAGAGCTGTTAGAGTGTTGAAAGAAGTAGATACTATTTTAGCAGAAGACACCCGAACTTCGGGTAAATTATTAAAACATTTTGAAATTGGTACGCAAATGCAAAGCCATCATATGCACAATGAGCATAAAATGGTAACACGTCTTGTGGAGCGATTAAAATCTGGCGAATCTATTGCTTTAATTTCTGATGCAGGAACGCCGGCAATTTCAGATCCGGGATTTCTATTAACTCGAGCTTGTATTGAAAATGATATTGAAGTAGAGTGTTTGCCAGGAGCTACGGCCTTTGTACCAGCTTTGGTAAATAGTGGCTTGCCTAATGATAAATTCGTTTTTGAAGGTTTTTTACCCATTAAAAAAGGAAGACAAACAAGAATGGGACTTTTGGCAGAAGAACCAAGGACTATCATTTTTTATGAGTCTCCTCATAAATTGCTAAAAACCTTAACACAGTTTGCAGAACATTTTGGTGCCGATAGAAAAATTTCAGTTTCCCGTGAGTTGACTAAATTGTATGAAGAAACAGTAAGAGGAACGGTAAAGGAAGTACTTGCACATTTTGAAAATAAACCACCCAAAGGTGAGTTTGTAGTGGTTGTGGAAGGAAAAAAATAA
- a CDS encoding HupE/UreJ family protein — translation MEDFTLYLKLGLYHVLDWQAYDHILFLIALAVIYNFTNWKKVLWLITLFTIGHTITLSLAAYNIISINIEIVEFLIPVTIFITALVNIVTLKKSKQKSSNINLIFAFFFGLIHGLGFSNYFKMLMDDTESKLLPLLEFALGIEIAQVIIVLGILILGYIAQNFFRVSKRDWVLVLSSIVIGVVIPMLTERIFW, via the coding sequence ATGGAAGATTTTACACTTTATTTAAAATTAGGTTTATACCATGTTTTAGATTGGCAAGCCTACGACCATATATTATTTTTAATAGCCTTAGCAGTTATTTACAATTTCACCAATTGGAAAAAAGTGCTTTGGTTAATAACCCTATTTACCATTGGCCACACCATAACCTTATCACTTGCAGCTTATAACATTATAAGCATAAATATTGAAATAGTTGAATTTTTAATACCTGTTACCATATTTATTACTGCTTTGGTAAATATAGTTACTCTAAAAAAGAGCAAACAAAAAAGTTCAAATATCAATTTAATATTTGCCTTTTTCTTTGGTTTAATCCATGGCTTAGGGTTTTCAAATTATTTTAAAATGTTAATGGACGATACCGAATCTAAATTATTACCCTTATTAGAATTTGCACTTGGTATTGAAATTGCTCAAGTAATTATAGTATTGGGTATTTTAATTTTAGGTTATATTGCTCAGAACTTTTTTAGAGTTTCAAAGAGAGATTGGGTGTTAGTACTCTCTTCAATAGTAATTGGTGTGGTTATCCCGATGCTAACAGAACGCATATTTTGGTAA
- a CDS encoding flotillin family protein: MNLLFAQAEAFSGIYLIAAVILILFIFLFSMMRRYKRCPSDRILVVYGKTGGGQSAKCIHGGAAFIWPIIQDYEFLDLTPMSIEVNLTNALSKQNIRVNVPSRFTIGISTEPSVMQNAAERLLGLTLEAVKELAQEIIFGQLRMVVASMDIEEINSDRDSFLSHITHGVEAELKKVGLKLINVNITDIHDESGYIEALGKEAAAKAINDAKISVSQKVRDGSIGEAQAVQDQRIQVAAANAHAVEGENTAKIQIANSDAARRSREAEAERIANASEKVQAAKALEEAYAAEKIAEEARATRKEAEQGADIIVPARIDKQKIEIDAEAQAEQIRRIAKGEADAIFMKKEAEAKGLYEILTKQAAGLDQIVKAAGNNSKDAVLLLVADKLPELVKTQAEAIKNIKIDKVTVWENGGGKDGKTSTSNFISGMYKAVPPLQEMFNMAGMQLPNYLKGEDIEDALEAKSSEKTSAKAKDVKSKDDSAES; this comes from the coding sequence ATGAATTTATTATTTGCTCAAGCTGAAGCATTCAGCGGAATTTATTTAATTGCTGCTGTCATATTAATCTTATTTATTTTCCTATTTTCTATGATGCGAAGGTACAAACGTTGTCCTTCTGATAGAATTTTGGTTGTTTACGGTAAAACCGGAGGCGGACAATCTGCCAAATGTATCCATGGTGGTGCGGCATTTATATGGCCAATTATTCAGGATTATGAGTTTTTAGACTTAACCCCAATGTCTATTGAGGTTAATTTGACTAACGCCTTAAGTAAGCAAAACATCCGTGTAAACGTACCTTCACGTTTTACCATTGGTATCTCTACCGAGCCTAGTGTAATGCAAAATGCTGCAGAAAGATTATTGGGACTAACGTTAGAAGCTGTTAAAGAATTAGCTCAAGAAATTATTTTTGGTCAATTGCGTATGGTAGTTGCATCTATGGATATTGAAGAAATTAATTCTGACCGTGATTCATTTTTATCACATATTACTCATGGTGTTGAAGCGGAATTGAAAAAAGTAGGTTTAAAATTAATAAACGTTAATATTACTGATATTCACGATGAGTCTGGATATATTGAAGCTTTAGGTAAGGAAGCCGCTGCAAAAGCAATTAACGATGCTAAAATATCGGTATCTCAAAAAGTTAGAGATGGTTCTATTGGTGAGGCTCAAGCGGTACAAGATCAACGTATTCAGGTAGCGGCAGCCAATGCCCATGCGGTAGAAGGTGAAAATACTGCCAAAATTCAGATAGCAAATTCAGATGCTGCCAGAAGATCTAGAGAAGCTGAAGCAGAAAGAATTGCCAATGCCTCTGAAAAAGTACAAGCTGCAAAAGCATTAGAAGAAGCTTATGCTGCTGAAAAAATTGCTGAAGAAGCTAGGGCAACACGTAAAGAAGCTGAACAAGGTGCAGATATTATTGTTCCTGCAAGAATCGACAAGCAAAAAATTGAAATTGATGCGGAAGCACAAGCGGAACAAATTAGAAGAATTGCAAAAGGTGAAGCGGATGCGATTTTTATGAAAAAAGAAGCTGAAGCAAAAGGTCTCTATGAAATTTTAACAAAACAGGCTGCTGGTTTAGATCAAATTGTAAAAGCTGCGGGTAATAATTCAAAAGATGCAGTATTACTATTAGTAGCTGATAAATTACCTGAATTGGTTAAAACACAAGCTGAAGCCATTAAAAACATTAAGATTGATAAAGTTACCGTTTGGGAAAATGGTGGAGGAAAAGATGGAAAAACATCTACTTCTAACTTTATTTCAGGAATGTATAAAGCAGTTCCTCCTTTACAAGAAATGTTTAACATGGCAGGTATGCAATTGCCAAACTATTTAAAAGGTGAAGATATTGAAGATGCATTAGAAGCTAAATCATCAGAAAAGACGAGTGCTAAAGCTAAAGATGTAAAATCAAAAGACGATTCTGCAGAATCATAA
- a CDS encoding T9SS type B sorting domain-containing protein produces the protein MNFKKSIPICLLLILLFKVSWSQTNIPPSIQAIGNTAYCPLSEVNVVSSFDIIDPDDTSIQAFYIQISEGYVNGEDLLKLNNSATHSKITTQWSALEGKLTLQSATTPEMNYTDLIAAVKDIVFSSSSVTVSGNRSFSFTIGSANYLPSTDHYYEYISNIGITWSDAKVAAENRTYFGLEGYLATIISPDEAKLAGEQASGAGWIGGSDAESEGNWKWVTGPEKGTFFWYGLAVGNSPTFAFWNTNEPNNLGDEDYAHITAPGVGILGSWNDLSNTGSTSGDFQPKGYIVEYGGMPDDPEVNISTSTNIYIPAVTSTIPSTRCGPGEITLIAKSDVGSVVWHDTPTGGTTLFTGENFKPTIINTTTYYASVVGAGCGESPRIPIIATANELPDIKSVLNFKNCDIDNINDGFTNFNLNEATEIITKGDNELRVSYHLTIADAEAEINAVNAYPFNNQTATTVYARVEKPNACFLISTINLEVSTTAFPDGYVYTLVGCDNLDTNDGITTFDLTTASNQLINQFPTGQNLRVSYFKNLIDAQSEENEITDQSNYINSSPYSETLFVRVESADNGACYGIGANLLLTVNPSPEFEINPEEALCLNLGPLVIQTFNADGDYAYEWLNDKNEVISTEPTATVNSKGVYTVTATSNENCTSTPKTIIVKESDVASITLNDIQIKDDSDNNTITINTDNLGIGDYEFALDDEDDFYQTESLFENVAAGIHTLYIREQNNCGTISIDISVIGFPKFFTPNNDGFNDTWSIKGIREDTFEMSSIYIYDRFGKMLAKTDVNDLGWDGTYKGKLMPASDYWFKVQLTDKNGAVRNRKGHFSLVRR, from the coding sequence ATGAATTTTAAAAAAAGTATCCCTATTTGTTTACTATTGATTTTACTCTTTAAGGTAAGCTGGAGTCAAACTAATATTCCACCATCAATACAAGCAATTGGCAATACGGCCTACTGTCCGTTATCTGAAGTTAATGTGGTAAGCAGTTTTGATATAATAGACCCAGACGACACTTCTATTCAGGCATTTTACATACAAATCTCTGAAGGTTATGTTAATGGGGAAGATCTGTTAAAGCTCAACAATAGTGCTACACATTCTAAAATAACAACACAATGGAGTGCCCTTGAAGGTAAACTAACATTGCAGAGTGCAACTACTCCTGAAATGAATTATACAGATTTAATTGCCGCCGTTAAAGATATCGTATTTAGCAGTAGTTCTGTTACGGTTTCAGGCAATAGGTCATTTTCTTTTACCATCGGTTCAGCAAACTATTTACCATCTACTGACCATTACTACGAATACATATCAAATATTGGTATTACCTGGTCCGATGCCAAAGTCGCTGCTGAAAACAGAACCTATTTTGGTTTAGAGGGTTATTTAGCAACCATAATCTCACCTGACGAGGCTAAATTGGCTGGTGAGCAAGCGAGTGGTGCTGGATGGATTGGCGGTAGCGATGCTGAATCAGAAGGCAATTGGAAATGGGTAACTGGACCAGAAAAAGGCACTTTCTTTTGGTATGGTTTAGCGGTAGGAAATTCACCTACTTTCGCCTTTTGGAACACAAACGAGCCCAACAATTTGGGTGATGAAGACTATGCTCATATCACGGCTCCCGGAGTTGGTATTTTAGGTTCTTGGAACGATTTAAGCAATACTGGTTCCACTTCAGGTGACTTTCAACCGAAAGGATATATTGTAGAATATGGTGGAATGCCAGATGATCCAGAAGTTAATATTTCTACCAGTACTAACATTTATATTCCCGCAGTAACTTCTACAATTCCATCAACAAGATGTGGTCCAGGAGAAATTACTTTAATTGCCAAATCAGATGTTGGCAGTGTGGTTTGGCACGATACTCCAACAGGTGGAACCACTTTATTTACCGGCGAAAATTTTAAGCCAACCATTATAAATACAACTACATATTACGCTTCTGTTGTTGGGGCTGGATGTGGAGAAAGCCCTAGAATTCCTATTATAGCAACAGCTAATGAATTACCTGATATTAAATCTGTTCTAAATTTTAAAAATTGCGATATAGATAATATCAACGATGGTTTCACTAATTTTAATTTAAATGAGGCCACCGAAATTATAACCAAAGGAGATAATGAATTAAGAGTGTCATATCACCTTACCATAGCAGATGCAGAAGCAGAAATTAATGCGGTTAATGCATATCCTTTTAATAATCAAACAGCGACTACTGTTTACGCACGTGTTGAAAAGCCAAATGCATGTTTTTTAATATCCACTATAAACTTAGAGGTTTCCACTACCGCTTTTCCAGATGGCTATGTTTATACTTTAGTAGGTTGCGATAATTTAGATACAAATGATGGTATTACTACATTTGACCTTACCACGGCTTCGAATCAGCTAATTAATCAATTCCCTACAGGTCAGAATTTAAGAGTATCTTACTTTAAAAATCTCATTGATGCTCAATCTGAAGAGAATGAAATTACCGATCAATCTAATTATATTAATTCAAGCCCTTATTCAGAAACACTTTTTGTAAGAGTAGAAAGTGCTGACAACGGTGCCTGTTATGGAATTGGTGCAAATTTGTTATTAACGGTAAATCCTAGTCCAGAATTTGAGATAAATCCTGAAGAGGCCTTATGCTTAAATTTAGGTCCACTCGTTATTCAAACATTTAATGCCGATGGTGACTATGCATATGAATGGCTTAATGACAAAAATGAAGTCATTAGCACTGAACCTACTGCGACAGTAAATTCTAAAGGAGTTTACACTGTAACGGCAACCTCAAATGAAAACTGCACCTCAACTCCAAAAACAATTATAGTAAAAGAATCTGATGTAGCTAGTATTACCTTAAATGATATTCAAATCAAAGATGATTCTGATAATAATACAATTACGATAAATACAGATAATTTAGGTATTGGGGATTATGAATTTGCTCTAGATGATGAAGATGACTTCTATCAAACAGAATCATTATTTGAAAATGTTGCAGCTGGAATTCACACCTTATATATAAGAGAACAAAATAATTGTGGAACGATCAGCATTGACATTTCGGTTATTGGATTTCCTAAATTTTTTACACCCAATAATGACGGATTCAATGATACATGGAGTATAAAAGGTATACGTGAAGATACTTTTGAAATGTCTAGTATTTATATCTACGATCGGTTTGGAAAAATGCTGGCTAAAACCGATGTAAATGATTTAGGTTGGGATGGTACTTACAAAGGCAAACTAATGCCTGCTAGTGATTATTGGTTTAAAGTACAATTGACAGATAAAAACGGAGCTGTTAGAAACAGAAAAGGGCATTTTAGTTTAGTGAGGAGGTAG
- a CDS encoding S41 family peptidase, whose protein sequence is MKNSKIYYPLFLALAVALGIFIGSMLNYPQNSSGFLFNSSSQEAKIKRLINYIQYDYVDKVDTDSLLDGTIRNILDKLDPHSVYIPASEHDAIAETMNGEFVGVGIRFFMRNDSLTVSNVVKDGPSDRAGIEAGDRILIADNDTLYGKLLESDYIIKKLKGEANTKVKIKVYRKYKDTLLNFTLKRGTIPLESIPSYYMLTDTLGYIKIDKFANTTYDEFKTAMNTLQKKNMKRLVLDLRGNPGGYLTIATQIIDEFLGKDKLIVFTKNKGGQIDKSFATAKGDFENGQVYVLIDESSASASEIVAGALQDNDKGVIVGRRSFGKGLVQQEMELGDGSAVRLTVSRYYTPTGRSIQKPYNSESGASYYNDRLERYNNGELTNGDSIKVVDSLKFITPKGKSVYGGGGIVPDVFVSIDTTAYFGRFHFRAIQDFVFEYLDNHREATKDWEVTNFKQNFDSDSEILKEYLSLFDDQSKLAAESIPYIKLYLKALFARSLYDENVFYQVMNENDEMLKKVKELEMNIDYIKP, encoded by the coding sequence ATGAAAAATAGCAAAATATATTATCCATTATTTTTAGCCTTGGCTGTAGCCCTAGGTATTTTTATTGGCAGTATGTTAAATTACCCTCAAAATAGCTCAGGTTTTCTATTCAATTCAAGTTCTCAAGAAGCAAAAATTAAAAGGTTAATAAACTACATTCAATATGACTATGTTGATAAAGTAGATACCGATAGTCTTTTAGATGGAACCATTAGAAACATCTTAGATAAATTAGATCCGCATTCTGTATATATCCCTGCAAGTGAACATGATGCTATTGCCGAAACTATGAATGGTGAATTTGTAGGTGTAGGTATTCGCTTTTTTATGAGAAATGATTCTTTAACCGTGAGCAATGTTGTAAAAGATGGGCCAAGTGATAGAGCAGGAATTGAAGCTGGTGATAGAATTTTAATCGCTGACAATGACACTTTATACGGTAAGCTTTTAGAAAGTGATTACATTATAAAAAAATTGAAAGGCGAAGCAAATACAAAAGTTAAAATTAAAGTGTACAGAAAGTACAAAGACACTTTATTAAATTTTACATTGAAAAGAGGTACTATTCCTTTAGAGAGTATTCCTAGTTATTATATGCTAACTGATACACTCGGTTATATTAAAATTGACAAATTTGCAAATACTACTTATGATGAATTTAAAACTGCAATGAATACGTTGCAGAAAAAAAACATGAAAAGGTTAGTATTAGATCTAAGAGGAAACCCTGGTGGCTATTTGACAATTGCAACACAAATTATTGATGAATTTTTAGGAAAAGATAAGCTCATTGTTTTTACAAAAAATAAAGGAGGTCAAATCGATAAAAGTTTTGCTACGGCAAAAGGTGATTTTGAAAATGGTCAAGTGTATGTTCTCATTGATGAATCTTCTGCATCTGCAAGTGAAATAGTTGCTGGAGCCTTACAGGATAATGACAAAGGCGTAATTGTTGGTCGTCGTTCTTTTGGTAAAGGTTTAGTGCAACAAGAAATGGAATTAGGGGATGGTTCTGCGGTTAGATTAACGGTTTCGCGTTATTATACACCAACAGGCCGATCTATTCAAAAACCCTATAACAGTGAAAGTGGTGCTAGTTATTATAATGACCGATTAGAAAGATATAATAATGGCGAATTGACGAATGGTGATAGTATTAAAGTTGTTGATTCTTTAAAGTTTATTACTCCCAAAGGTAAAAGTGTTTATGGTGGTGGTGGTATTGTACCTGACGTTTTTGTGAGTATAGATACTACAGCCTATTTTGGAAGATTTCATTTTAGAGCCATTCAAGATTTTGTTTTTGAATATTTAGATAATCATCGTGAAGCTACAAAAGATTGGGAGGTAACCAATTTTAAACAAAATTTTGATAGTGATAGCGAAATTTTAAAAGAATACCTTTCCTTATTTGATGATCAAAGTAAATTAGCCGCTGAAAGTATTCCTTATATTAAATTATATTTAAAAGCTCTTTTTGCTCGTAGCCTCTACGATGAAAATGTATTTTATCAGGTAATGAATGAAAATGATGAAATGCTAAAAAAAGTAAAGGAATTGGAAATGAATATCGATTATATTAAGCCATAG
- a CDS encoding MarC family protein, translating into MQLDYKEILTATMVLFAVIDIIGSIPIIIDLRQKVGHIQSEKASLVAVVIMIAFLFVGEEILKLIGVDVNSFAVAGAFVIFFLALEMVLGIELYKHDAPETASVVPLAFPLIAGAGTMTTILSLSSEYQTISIVIAIIINTIFVYIVLKLSKKIEGLLGKGGIDVIRKVFGVILLAIAVKLFAANIQGLFIQ; encoded by the coding sequence ATGCAGTTAGATTATAAAGAAATATTAACAGCAACTATGGTGTTATTTGCTGTTATAGATATTATTGGGAGTATCCCAATTATTATAGATTTGCGTCAAAAGGTAGGTCATATACAGTCTGAAAAAGCATCGCTTGTGGCAGTAGTTATAATGATCGCTTTTCTATTTGTTGGAGAAGAAATTTTAAAGTTAATTGGTGTTGATGTAAATTCATTTGCGGTAGCAGGTGCATTTGTTATCTTCTTTTTAGCTCTCGAGATGGTATTAGGTATTGAATTGTATAAACATGACGCTCCTGAAACTGCTAGTGTTGTACCCTTGGCATTTCCTTTAATTGCAGGTGCAGGTACAATGACAACGATACTTTCTTTGAGTTCAGAATATCAAACCATTAGTATTGTAATAGCAATTATAATCAATACTATTTTTGTTTATATAGTACTAAAGCTTTCTAAAAAAATTGAAGGTTTATTAGGTAAAGGGGGAATTGATGTAATTAGAAAAGTTTTTGGCGTAATTCTATTGGCAATTGCTGTAAAGTTATTTGCAGCCAATATTCAGGGATTATTTATCCAATAA
- a CDS encoding glycogen synthase, with protein MNILHVSAECYPIAKVGGLADVVGSLPKYQNKLGVTSEVVMPFYDNAFTKSNKFKTISSSKVRLGVFDLDVNILMLENNDLGFDLFLVDIPTLLFKDYVYSPNDTERFLAFQIAVLDWVLQKEKRPNVVHCHDHHTGLIPFMMDQCYKYSELKTVATITTIHNAQYQGWFSHDKVYMIPEFDFTQVGLIDWNHQINPLAAAIKCAWKVTTVSPSYMEELKSNANGLESLLSHESAKCVGILNGIDTQVWNTETDNYIIKNYTQKTLDTGRKANKEWLCKEFGLDPKKPLFSFIGRLVGEKGADLFPQIFDAALHHLDISILLLGSGQKDIEGALEMLTYKYKGDYSTYIGYDERLAHIIYAGADFLLMPSRVEPCGLNQMYALRYGTIPVVNSVGGLKDTVIDVEGGGFGFVHHQLNTETVVETMQRATELYDDQKEFNKIRNLIMQIDHSWDSSAKAYINLYKSLKK; from the coding sequence ATGAATATATTACATGTTAGTGCTGAATGTTATCCTATTGCAAAAGTCGGAGGTTTGGCTGATGTTGTAGGCTCTTTACCTAAATATCAAAATAAATTAGGGGTAACCAGTGAGGTTGTTATGCCCTTTTATGATAACGCGTTTACAAAATCAAATAAATTTAAAACCATTTCAAGTTCTAAAGTTAGACTAGGTGTATTTGATTTAGATGTTAATATCTTAATGTTAGAAAATAATGACTTGGGGTTTGACTTATTTTTAGTTGATATACCAACATTATTGTTTAAAGATTATGTGTATTCACCTAATGATACGGAACGTTTTTTAGCTTTTCAAATTGCCGTGTTAGATTGGGTTTTACAGAAAGAGAAAAGACCAAATGTGGTACATTGTCATGATCATCATACAGGGTTAATTCCTTTTATGATGGATCAATGTTATAAATACAGCGAACTAAAAACTGTCGCTACCATTACTACCATACATAATGCTCAGTATCAAGGATGGTTTTCACATGACAAAGTATATATGATACCTGAATTTGATTTTACACAAGTAGGTTTAATCGATTGGAATCATCAAATAAATCCGCTAGCAGCAGCTATTAAATGTGCCTGGAAAGTGACGACAGTATCTCCAAGTTACATGGAAGAGTTGAAAAGTAATGCCAATGGATTAGAGAGTTTATTGAGTCATGAGAGTGCTAAATGCGTTGGTATTTTAAATGGAATTGATACTCAGGTCTGGAATACGGAGACAGATAACTATATTATAAAAAATTACACTCAAAAAACCTTAGATACTGGTAGAAAAGCCAATAAAGAATGGTTGTGTAAAGAGTTTGGTCTCGATCCTAAAAAACCATTGTTCTCATTTATAGGACGGTTGGTTGGTGAAAAAGGAGCAGATTTATTTCCGCAAATATTCGATGCGGCTTTACATCATTTAGACATTTCTATTTTATTATTAGGTTCTGGTCAAAAAGATATTGAAGGTGCTTTAGAGATGCTTACCTATAAATATAAAGGAGATTACAGTACGTATATCGGTTACGATGAAAGGCTAGCTCATATCATTTACGCTGGTGCTGATTTTCTTTTAATGCCATCGCGTGTTGAGCCTTGTGGGTTAAATCAAATGTATGCCTTGCGATATGGAACCATACCTGTAGTTAATAGTGTAGGTGGATTAAAAGATACCGTTATTGATGTAGAGGGAGGCGGTTTCGGTTTCGTACACCATCAGCTTAATACGGAGACAGTAGTTGAAACAATGCAACGAGCTACGGAGTTGTACGACGATCAAAAGGAGTTTAATAAAATTCGGAATTTAATTATGCAAATAGATCACTCTTGGGATTCTTCTGCAAAGGCATATATCAATTTATATAAATCATTAAAAAAGTAA
- a CDS encoding uracil-DNA glycosylase family protein, with protein sequence MQELLKNIRKCEVCISHLPLGPRPVLAASCESKIVIIGQAPGTKVHKTGIPWDDSSGKQLRKWLDITDETFYNEKKIAIVPMGFCYPGKGKSGDLPPRPECAPLWHQQLLDKIPNVELIILIGMYAQKYYLKKEAKKTLTETVKNYQDYLPNYFVLPHPSPRNRFWLTKNPWFEKDVLPVLKKRVKDILSSN encoded by the coding sequence ATGCAAGAATTATTAAAAAATATCAGAAAGTGCGAAGTGTGCATCTCGCATTTGCCTTTAGGTCCAAGACCTGTTTTAGCAGCGAGTTGTGAATCAAAGATTGTAATTATTGGTCAGGCTCCAGGGACAAAAGTTCATAAAACAGGAATTCCATGGGATGACTCAAGTGGAAAACAATTACGAAAATGGTTAGACATTACGGATGAAACATTTTATAATGAAAAGAAAATAGCAATTGTACCCATGGGGTTTTGTTACCCTGGTAAAGGGAAATCAGGCGATTTGCCTCCGAGACCCGAATGTGCACCTTTATGGCATCAACAGCTTTTGGATAAAATACCCAATGTAGAGCTGATTATATTAATTGGAATGTATGCTCAAAAATATTATTTGAAAAAAGAAGCTAAAAAAACACTGACAGAAACGGTAAAAAACTATCAGGACTATTTGCCCAACTATTTTGTACTACCACATCCATCGCCTAGAAATCGTTTTTGGTTGACTAAAAATCCTTGGTTTGAGAAAGACGTTTTACCTGTTTTAAAGAAAAGGGTAAAAGATATACTTAGTTCAAATTGA
- a CDS encoding FAD-dependent oxidoreductase: MKTFDVLIVGGGAAGMSCALILGSAKDKAFAKDKKVGIIMHQKASHLQDALFNNVLGLDPGTTGESILENGKNQLSKLYPNISQIDDEKVIEVQRLPNGFEVITNKSVFQAKEIVIAVGYTNTFFIKGLEQFVEPHKKAKPEKNRIQLKNDDHLVVDGIYVAGTLAGWRSQFAIACGSGASVATDILTQWNGGEHTKVHDKV; the protein is encoded by the coding sequence ATGAAAACATTTGATGTGCTTATTGTTGGAGGTGGTGCTGCAGGTATGTCTTGTGCATTGATTTTAGGTTCAGCAAAAGACAAGGCCTTTGCAAAGGATAAAAAAGTTGGAATTATAATGCATCAAAAGGCATCACACTTGCAAGATGCCTTGTTTAATAATGTTTTGGGATTGGATCCCGGTACAACAGGTGAAAGCATTCTAGAAAATGGTAAAAATCAACTTTCTAAATTATATCCAAACATTAGTCAAATTGATGATGAAAAGGTAATAGAGGTACAGCGGTTACCGAATGGTTTTGAAGTGATTACCAATAAGTCTGTATTTCAGGCTAAAGAAATTGTTATTGCTGTAGGTTATACCAATACTTTTTTTATAAAAGGATTAGAACAATTTGTAGAGCCTCATAAAAAAGCCAAACCTGAAAAAAATCGCATTCAGCTTAAAAATGATGATCACCTAGTTGTTGATGGTATTTATGTTGCTGGTACGTTGGCGGGATGGCGAAGTCAATTTGCTATTGCCTGTGGCAGTGGAGCCTCAGTTGCAACTGATATTTTAACGCAATGGAACGGTGGTGAACATACCAAAGTGCATGATAAGGTTTAA
- a CDS encoding deoxycytidylate deaminase, with product MTVEKQLKYDLAYLKMAKEWAKLSYCKRRQVGALIVKGKMIISDGYNGTPTGFENICEDDENYTKWYVLHAEANAILKVASSTQSCKGATLYITMSPCKECSKLIHQSGIKRVVYAQAYKDNSGLKFLEKAGIELVYLNE from the coding sequence ATGACAGTAGAAAAACAACTCAAATATGATCTTGCCTATTTAAAAATGGCAAAAGAATGGGCAAAGTTATCCTATTGTAAACGCCGTCAAGTAGGAGCTTTAATTGTAAAAGGTAAAATGATTATTTCTGACGGTTATAATGGCACTCCAACTGGTTTTGAAAATATTTGTGAAGATGATGAAAATTATACCAAATGGTATGTACTTCATGCGGAAGCTAATGCAATTTTGAAAGTTGCTTCATCAACACAAAGCTGTAAGGGAGCTACACTTTATATTACTATGTCACCATGTAAAGAATGTAGTAAACTCATTCATCAATCAGGTATAAAAAGAGTGGTTTACGCTCAAGCCTATAAAGATAATTCTGGATTAAAATTTTTAGAAAAAGCAGGTATTGAACTTGTTTATTTAAACGAATAA